Genomic window (Bradyrhizobium sp. 186):
GACATGTTTTCAGCCTATGCGCTTCAAGGCATCTCCCACGCCAAAAAGGGCCAGTACACGCGGGAGGAACTGGCCCCGCTCGCCCAGACCAACGTGGATTCCCTGAAGGAGTATGACTACTTCACCTATGCGCGCGCCGACGGCAAGAAGCTGAAATTTGCAGAGGCGGTCGACTATTGGCTCGAATACAAGAACGCCGCCCTCACCTTGCGTTTCACCCTGCCGTTGAAATCCGCCGCCGCTGCCAAGTCCATGCAGATCGAGATATACGACCCCTCGATCTTCGTCGATTTCGAATTCGCCAAGGACAAGCCGGTTTCCCTGAGCGGCGCGCCGCAATGTCTCCCGACCTACGATCTGCCGCACCAGCCGACGCCGGCCGAGCAGGCGCGGCTTAGCCAGCTCGACGCCGTGCCGCTCGATCCCTCCAGCACCTATGGAGAAATGTTCGCGAACAAGATCCTGGTGAAGTGCCCATGACCAGATCGCGTGCTGTCACCTTGGTCCTCGTGGCGATCGTCTTCGCCTGTGTAACGGGTGTCGTGTCGGCGTGGAGCGCGCCGTTTGGTGCGCCCCATCCCGCAGCCGACATGTCCGCATCGGGGCTCACGGGCTGGATTTTTGCCGAACAGGCCGCCTTCTACCGTTCGCTGTCGGGCTTCATCCGGGCGAGCAAAGAGG
Coding sequences:
- a CDS encoding DUF1007 family protein, with amino-acid sequence MMKPTYFSCAILLLWLFTNRAEAHPHVWVTFHSEVLYAADGTMTGVRHAWTFDDMFSAYALQGISHAKKGQYTREELAPLAQTNVDSLKEYDYFTYARADGKKLKFAEAVDYWLEYKNAALTLRFTLPLKSAAAAKSMQIEIYDPSIFVDFEFAKDKPVSLSGAPQCLPTYDLPHQPTPAEQARLSQLDAVPLDPSSTYGEMFANKILVKCP